A single genomic interval of Pochonia chlamydosporia 170 chromosome 7, whole genome shotgun sequence harbors:
- a CDS encoding beta-calactosidase (similar to Talaromyces stipitatus ATCC 10500 XP_002486580.1), translating into MVTACLIYSFVAGLLIQVAVAKPSDGSLVKGILEGAIGDSKNILKTVLADVAEAKPKGNFTYNDKEFLLNGKPFQIIGGQIDPQRVPRAYWADRLQKAKGMGLNTIFSYVFWDMLEPVQGHWDFTGANNISAWYGEIHKAGLKAVLRPGPYVCAEHEWGGFPAWLSQVPGMRVRANNRPFLNASTSYIQRLAEQLKTAQITQGGPILMVQVENEYGSYEGDHKYTSALADVFRANFQTRLLTTDGGGKTWLNGGHVPGALAATNGNPHIGLDAINNYVTDPSCKGPFLTGEHYTTWFDGWGGGHHPWDGNDPNTLTDTLEQTKWMLSNNYSFSFYMFHGGTNWGYQSAAKVTTSYDYGAPLDEAGRPNGLYTKLRDLIAEYVPAGSITDIPSSPPLMKVSDFTLTPVMGLFDHLINPTISSSPMTMDAVGQQSGYILYEYKSSAKFSGIVRPGDRPRDRVVVYVNGVKKGVGADVSVTIKPGDELWLFVENLGRDNYESTMGQPGSVLVDQEKGIKGDVTVGGVKINGWNTYSYPLASPPELPPTTSKRSVSESDMPVFYRGSFNTTKSGLAADTFLELTNGTKGVVWINGFNLGRYWKIGPQKQLFVPGAILNSDKPNQVVVLELEPGMSSMVAKGVSSRTWGKV; encoded by the exons ATGGTAACAGCCTGCCTTATTTACTCCTTCGTCGCGGGGCTGCTGATCCAGGTGGCTGTAGCCAAGCCTTCCGACGGCTCGCTTGTCAAAGGCATTCTGGAAGGAGCCATTGGGGACTCCAAGAACATCTTAAAG ACCGTTCTGGCAGACGTTGCcgaagccaagcccaagggAAATTTCACTTACAACGACAAGGAGTTTCTCCTTAATGGCAAGCCGTTCCAGATTATTGGTGGACAGATAGATCCGCAGCGCGTTCCCCGCGCCTACTGGGCGGACCGACTCCAGAAGGCCAAAGGGATGGGCCTAAACACGATCTTCTCGTACGTCTTCTGGGATATGCTTGAGCCAGTCCAGGGCCACTGGGACTTTACTGGCGCAAATAACATTTCGGCGTGGTATGGGGAGATCCACAAAGCGGGTCTAAAGGCGGTGCTCCGGCCTGGCCCGTATGTTTGCGCCGAGCATGAGTGGGGCGGTTTCCCGGCCTGGCTAAGCCAGGTTCCTGGCATGCGCGTCCGGGCGAACAACAGGCCATTTCTGAATGCCAGCACAAGTTACATCCAGCGCCTTGCAGAGCAGTTAAAGACTGCGCAAATCACACAGGGTGGACCGATCTTAATGGTCCAAGTTGAGAACGAGTACGGCAGTTATGAGGGTGACCACAAATATACGTCGGCTCTAGCAGACGTGTTTCGCGCAAATTTCCAAACACGGCTCTTAACCAccgatggcggcggcaagaCATGGTTAAACGGGGGACATGTGCCCGGTGCCCTTGCCGCGACAAACGGCAATCCCCACATCGGCCTGGATGCGATAAACAACTATGTAACCGACCCATCATGCAAAGGCCCTTTCCTGACTGGTGAGCACTACACCACGTGGTTCGACGGCTGGGGCGGCGGGCATCATCCCTGGGACGGCAACGACCCGAATACCTTAACTGACACCCTCGAGCAAACGAAATGGATGCTGTCCAACAACTACTCTTTCAGTTTCTACATGTTCCACGGCGGCACAAACTGGGGATACCAAAGCGCCGCCAAGGTTACAACTAGTTACGACTACGGGGCGCCACTTGATGAGGCAGGGCGACCGAATGGGTTGTATACGAAGTTGCGCGACCTGATCGCCGAGTACGTTCCAGCAGGATCCATCACGGACATTCCCTCATCCCCCCCCTTAATGAAAGTTTCTGACTTCACACTTACTCCTGTGATGGGACTTTTTGATCATCTCATCAACCCTACCATCTCTAGCTCGCCAATGACGATGGATGCCGTTGGCCAGCAATCCGGATACATACTGTATGAGTACAAATCGTCGGCAAAGTTCTCTGGCATAGTACGGCCAGGGGACCGGCCGCGGGACAGAGTTGTCGTCTACGTGAACGGCGTCAAGAAGGGCGTCGGAGCCGATGTCAGTGTCACGATTAAACCCGGCGATGAACTTTGGCTCTTCGTCGAGAACCTTGGCCGCGACAACTATGAGTCTACAATGGGACAACCTGGTTCTGTCTTGGTGGACCAGGAAAAAGGCATTAAAGGGGACGTTACCGTCGGCGGCGTCAAGATTAACGGCTGGAACACCTACTCGTATCCGCTAGCTAGCCCGCCGGAGCTGCCTCCTACCACTTCAAAGCGGTCAGTTTCTGAAAGCGACATGCCGGTGTTCTACCGCGGTTCTTTCAACACCACGAAATCGGGCCTTGCAGCCGACACATTCTTAGAGTTAACCAACGGGACCAAAGGCGTGGTATGGATTAATGGCTTTAACCTGGGCCGCTACTGGAAGATTGGCCCGCAAAAGCAGTTATTTGTGCCAGGGGCGATTCTTAACTCAGACAAACCGAACCAGGTGGTTGTGCTTGAGTTGGAACCCGGAATGAGTAGCATGGTTGCCAAGGGTGTGTCGTCCCGAACGTGGGGCAAAGTGTGA
- a CDS encoding endothiapepsin precursor (similar to Beauveria bassiana ARSEF 2860 XP_008597280.1) → MRRDIGNGSTTAHNSATRPDAEYYAEILVGTPPQTINLLFDTGSSDLWLFGADVRGSIDAGQQKWNQAASSTAKLIKNGKWSINYADGSGGKGTIYSDTISVAGVKVDGQGVEYATDVYPMSNGGNILGSPVSGIVGFGFDSINSASPKQQTLFSNMKRHLTKPLFTVDLKHKADGTFGFGFIEDSRYTGNITYSNVDSSGGFWRWTSNGYAVGDGDFVSLNMTGITDTGGSRLKVPTEAFNAYTSAIANYTDSFACDTKLPDFYFGAGGDTKIKVDGEYIKEKYDDGTCGLKMGDGGNSATFGSPAMAGAFVVFENGDDGPRIGWAISK, encoded by the exons ATGCGAAGAGACATCGGCAACGGATCTACCACCGCCCATAACAGCGCCACCCGCCCTGATGCCGAGTACTACGCCGAGATCCTCGTCGGAACCCCCCCTCAGACAATCAACTTGCTGTTCGATACCGGATCCAGTGACCTGTGGCTCTTTGGCGCCGACGTTCGTGGGTCTATTGATGCGGGTCAGCAGAAATGGAACCAAGCTGCCAGCAGCACGGCTAAGCTAATCAAGAATGGCAAGTGGTCCATCAATTATGCAGACGGATCAGGCGGCAAGGGTACCATCTACAGCGATACCATCTCTGTTGCAGGTGTGAAGGTCGACGGCCAAGGTGTCGAATATGCCACAGACGTCTATCCTATGAGCAACGGTGGTAATATTCTCGGCAGCCCCGTCTCTGGTATTGTAGGCTTCGGTTTTGACAGCATTAACTCTGCTTCACCCAAGCAGCAGAccctcttctccaacatgaAGAGGCATCTTACGAAGCCTCTTTTCACTGTAGACCTGAAACACAAAGCCG ATGGAACTTTTGGCTTCGGCTTCATTGAAGACTCCAGATATACTGGCAATATCACCTATTCCAACGTCGACTCCAGCGGCGGCTTCTGGCGCTGGACCTCCAACGGCTATGCCGTTGGCGACGGCGATTTTGTGTCTTTGAACATGACGGGCATCACCGATACTGGCGGCTCAAGACTCAAGGTCCCTACCGAGGCATTTAACGCCTACACCAGCGCAATCGCTAACTACACTGACTCCTTTGCCTGCGACACCAAGCTGCCCGACTTTTATTTCGGAGCCGGTGGCGacaccaagatcaaggtcGATGGTGAATACATTAAGGAAAAGTATGATGATGGAACCTGCGGTCTGAAAATGGGAGACGGTGGCAACAGTGCCACCTTTGGCTCTCCTGCTATGGCTGGTGCATTTGTCGTTTTTGAGAACGGTGACGATGGACCTCGCATTGGCTGGGCCATCTCCAAATAA